The following are encoded together in the Tepidiforma bonchosmolovskayae genome:
- a CDS encoding pyridoxamine 5'-phosphate oxidase family protein, translating to MSADAGSGSTTRPAWWSRQYIEPFTLDDDELWRIVRESTRAAVAWVTKSCEPVVAQMSYCWYDGHIWITSTPNRDKYRALRRNPAISLSIFDPNDWFKQVTIRGRVTFFDDRESVRRFTHELITAGGRRTVPADVYQREFERFDSPERAVMRVDIERVRSYDGRKMWKTEVEGLDPWSADA from the coding sequence ATGTCCGCCGATGCCGGGTCCGGCAGCACCACCCGCCCCGCCTGGTGGAGCCGCCAGTACATCGAACCGTTCACCCTCGACGATGACGAGCTCTGGCGCATCGTCCGCGAGTCCACCCGCGCCGCCGTCGCCTGGGTCACCAAATCCTGCGAGCCCGTCGTCGCCCAGATGTCCTATTGCTGGTACGACGGCCACATCTGGATCACCTCGACACCCAACCGCGACAAGTACCGCGCCCTGCGCCGCAACCCCGCCATCTCCCTCTCCATCTTTGACCCGAACGACTGGTTCAAGCAGGTCACCATCCGCGGCCGCGTCACCTTCTTCGACGACCGCGAGTCCGTCCGCCGCTTCACCCACGAGCTGATCACCGCCGGCGGCCGCCGCACCGTCCCGGCCGACGTCTACCAGCGCGAATTCGAGCGCTTCGACAGCCCCGAGCGCGCCGTCATGCGCGTCGATATCGAGCGGGTCCGCAGCTACGACGGCCGCAAGATGTGGAAGACCGAAGTCGAAGGGCTCGACCCCTGGAGCGCCGACGCGTAG
- a CDS encoding heterodisulfide reductase-related iron-sulfur binding cluster, whose product MTGNGGERRKGTRLRGSWGGIVVPVAVLAAISAIETARTTDASREVFFNIKTPWLMYFIFAISMAVIFGALLQRVRVWRLGKPHRVNQRLSARITNLLTLGAGTSRVKNDRYAGVMHGFIYSSFLVLTIVTILLALDDYLPLIFGSDREHLFLTGGTYLVYSLVGDVFGVIGLIGIGMAVYRRYISPPAKLNWDRRGTEDAIIVGLLGVVLFSGIVVEGLRLAADEIPAGNESWSKWSPAGYVVAKLVGSVSPDTLLDFHVGWWWFHVVGAFTLLTLMALTKFRHIALAPVNAFFKRPTTPLYLEPMGDIEKLIEEGAGLGAGRLQDFTWKTLFDADTCVRCGRCTEVCPAYTAGQPLSPMALIQDIKTYMNHAGPLILKGKNPEEELEPLVGGYIKDETLWACRTCGACMQECPVLVEHVPPIVEMRRYLVMEQARVPATAQAALQNLEQRGHPWRGTQLTRETWIEQLRAQGIDVPIYDGSQEYLYWVGCSGALVERNIPITQAVVKLLLEAGVSFGVLGQAETCNGEPARRLGNEFLFATMAQANADALNEMGVKRVITSCPHCFNTFRNEYPDFGGKWEVTHHADFLQFLLAKGDLKPKEGTGATITVHDSCYLGRGNGIYDTPRQVIEAIPGAKLVEMPRSRERGLCCGAGGGNMWQEESGTRVNHLRAAEAANTGANIVATACPFCIQMFEDGIPAVQPDEEKRTIRAFDIAELLEVAVRPTARPLRDGDVEVPPGVV is encoded by the coding sequence ATGACCGGCAACGGGGGAGAGCGCCGGAAGGGCACGCGGCTGCGCGGCAGCTGGGGCGGCATTGTCGTCCCGGTCGCGGTGCTGGCGGCTATCTCCGCGATCGAAACGGCCCGGACGACGGACGCCTCGCGCGAGGTGTTCTTCAACATCAAGACGCCGTGGCTGATGTACTTCATCTTTGCCATTTCGATGGCGGTGATCTTCGGGGCGCTCCTCCAGCGGGTGCGCGTCTGGCGGCTGGGGAAACCGCACCGGGTGAACCAGCGCCTGAGCGCGCGGATTACGAACCTGCTGACGCTGGGAGCCGGGACGAGCCGGGTGAAGAACGACCGCTACGCGGGCGTGATGCACGGCTTCATCTACTCGAGCTTCCTCGTGCTGACGATCGTGACCATCCTGCTGGCGCTGGACGACTACCTGCCGCTCATCTTCGGGTCGGACCGGGAGCACCTGTTCCTGACGGGCGGCACCTACCTCGTGTACTCGCTCGTGGGCGACGTGTTCGGCGTCATCGGACTGATCGGCATCGGCATGGCGGTGTACCGGCGCTACATCTCGCCGCCGGCGAAGCTGAACTGGGACCGGCGCGGGACGGAGGACGCGATCATCGTCGGCCTGCTGGGCGTGGTGCTGTTCAGCGGCATCGTAGTCGAAGGGCTGCGGCTGGCGGCCGACGAGATCCCGGCAGGGAACGAATCGTGGTCGAAGTGGTCGCCGGCGGGCTACGTCGTGGCGAAGCTGGTGGGGAGCGTTTCGCCCGATACGCTGCTGGACTTCCACGTGGGGTGGTGGTGGTTCCATGTGGTCGGCGCGTTCACGCTGCTGACGTTGATGGCGCTGACGAAGTTCCGGCACATTGCGCTGGCGCCGGTGAACGCGTTCTTCAAGCGGCCGACGACGCCGCTCTACCTCGAGCCGATGGGCGACATCGAGAAGCTGATCGAGGAGGGCGCCGGGCTCGGCGCGGGCCGGCTGCAAGACTTCACGTGGAAGACGCTCTTCGATGCCGACACGTGCGTGCGCTGCGGGCGGTGCACGGAGGTGTGCCCGGCGTACACGGCGGGGCAGCCGCTTTCGCCGATGGCGCTGATCCAGGACATCAAGACATACATGAACCATGCGGGGCCGCTCATCCTGAAGGGGAAGAACCCGGAGGAGGAGCTGGAGCCGCTGGTAGGCGGGTACATTAAGGATGAGACGCTCTGGGCGTGCCGCACCTGCGGGGCGTGCATGCAGGAGTGCCCGGTGCTGGTGGAGCACGTTCCGCCGATTGTGGAGATGCGGCGGTACCTCGTGATGGAGCAGGCGCGGGTGCCGGCGACGGCGCAGGCGGCGCTCCAGAACCTGGAGCAGCGCGGCCACCCCTGGCGCGGGACGCAGCTCACGCGGGAGACGTGGATCGAGCAGCTCCGCGCGCAGGGCATCGACGTACCGATCTACGACGGGTCGCAGGAGTACCTGTACTGGGTCGGCTGCTCGGGCGCGCTGGTGGAGCGGAACATCCCAATTACGCAGGCGGTGGTGAAGCTGCTGCTGGAGGCCGGCGTCAGCTTTGGTGTGCTGGGGCAGGCGGAGACCTGCAACGGCGAACCGGCGCGGCGGCTCGGCAATGAGTTCCTGTTCGCGACGATGGCGCAGGCGAACGCCGACGCCCTGAATGAGATGGGCGTGAAGCGGGTGATCACGAGCTGCCCGCACTGCTTCAACACGTTCCGGAACGAGTACCCGGATTTCGGCGGGAAGTGGGAGGTGACCCACCACGCGGATTTCCTCCAGTTCCTGCTGGCGAAGGGCGACCTGAAGCCGAAGGAGGGCACCGGGGCGACGATCACGGTGCACGACAGCTGCTACCTCGGCCGGGGGAACGGGATTTACGACACGCCGCGGCAGGTCATCGAGGCGATCCCGGGCGCGAAGCTGGTGGAGATGCCGCGTTCGCGGGAGCGCGGGCTCTGCTGCGGGGCCGGCGGCGGGAACATGTGGCAGGAGGAATCGGGCACGCGGGTGAACCACCTGCGCGCGGCAGAGGCCGCGAACACGGGCGCGAACATCGTGGCGACCGCCTGCCCGTTCTGCATCCAGATGTTCGAGGACGGCATCCCGGCGGTGCAGCCGGACGAGGAGAAGCGCACGATCCGCGCGTTCGATATCGCCGAGCTCCTGGAAGTCGCGGTGCGGCCGACGGCGCGTCCGCTGCGCGACGGCGATGTCGAAGTGCCGCCGGGCGTGGTCTAG
- a CDS encoding class I adenylate-forming enzyme family protein, with amino-acid sequence MNTIEFLQITSSVVPDREALVDFDGNGGGKRLTYAEMYRQVCKLANAFQGLGVGKGDHVAIMAVNSSDFVISYYASAMLGATFVPLNYRAKDEELTYMVNVSETKVLLVSDRYRELVERIRPTLTTVQHYISLGGAAEGYLRYEELLEGGAEDEIWTEVDDKDATIIIFTSGTTAQPKGVQLSFLDVTAYATNQPPADPETHEKLLVSAPFFHVAGATAMILGVWMGRTLVILPQFSPELWLQAVQQEKVTHAFVVPTMLKRIMEVPDFDKYDISSLKQITYGAAPMPYEVVRKACDIFPPKGIGLINAYGQTESTATLTFLGPEDHDLSTDTEIKEQRLRSVGKPMPDVELAIMDERNRPLPPGEEGEICVRSDRVMKGYYKQEDATSSAIIDGWLHTGDVGKLDEGGYLYITGRKKDLIIRGGENISPGEIENVLEEHPAIEEAAVIGVPDVEWGEVVKAIVVLKPGATITPEEITQYAKSRLASFKAPQYVAVVDELPRNVMGKVLKTDLRKLYGTPTNELPAKS; translated from the coding sequence ATGAACACGATCGAGTTCCTGCAGATCACGTCGTCGGTTGTGCCCGACCGGGAGGCGCTGGTCGACTTCGACGGCAACGGGGGCGGGAAGCGGCTCACCTATGCGGAGATGTACCGCCAGGTGTGCAAGCTGGCGAATGCGTTCCAGGGCCTCGGGGTCGGGAAGGGCGACCACGTGGCGATCATGGCCGTCAACAGCTCGGACTTCGTGATCAGCTACTACGCGTCGGCGATGCTGGGCGCGACCTTCGTGCCGCTCAACTACCGGGCGAAGGATGAAGAGCTGACCTACATGGTCAATGTGAGCGAGACGAAGGTGCTGCTCGTTTCGGACCGGTACCGGGAGCTGGTGGAGCGGATCCGGCCGACGCTGACGACGGTGCAGCACTACATCAGCCTCGGCGGTGCGGCCGAGGGGTACCTCCGGTACGAGGAGCTGCTGGAGGGCGGCGCCGAGGACGAGATCTGGACGGAGGTCGACGACAAAGACGCGACGATCATCATCTTTACCTCGGGGACGACGGCGCAGCCGAAGGGCGTGCAGCTTTCGTTCCTCGACGTGACGGCGTACGCGACGAACCAGCCGCCGGCCGACCCGGAGACGCACGAGAAGCTGCTGGTTTCGGCGCCGTTCTTCCATGTGGCGGGGGCGACCGCGATGATCCTCGGCGTCTGGATGGGGCGGACGCTGGTGATCCTGCCGCAGTTCTCGCCGGAGCTGTGGCTGCAGGCGGTGCAGCAGGAGAAGGTCACCCACGCCTTCGTGGTGCCGACGATGCTGAAGCGGATCATGGAGGTGCCGGACTTCGACAAGTACGACATCTCGTCGCTGAAGCAGATTACGTACGGGGCGGCGCCGATGCCGTACGAAGTGGTGCGGAAGGCGTGCGACATCTTCCCGCCGAAGGGCATCGGGTTGATCAACGCGTACGGGCAGACGGAATCGACGGCGACGCTGACGTTCCTCGGCCCGGAGGACCACGACCTGAGCACGGACACGGAGATCAAGGAGCAGCGGCTGCGTTCGGTCGGGAAGCCGATGCCGGATGTGGAGCTGGCGATTATGGACGAGCGGAACCGCCCGCTGCCGCCGGGCGAGGAGGGCGAGATCTGCGTCCGCTCCGACCGCGTGATGAAGGGGTACTACAAGCAGGAGGATGCGACGAGCTCGGCGATCATCGACGGGTGGCTGCACACCGGCGACGTGGGCAAGCTGGACGAGGGCGGCTACCTGTACATCACGGGCCGGAAGAAGGACCTGATCATCCGCGGCGGCGAGAACATCTCGCCCGGGGAGATCGAGAACGTCCTGGAGGAGCACCCGGCGATCGAGGAGGCGGCCGTCATCGGCGTGCCGGATGTCGAGTGGGGCGAGGTGGTGAAGGCGATCGTGGTGCTGAAGCCGGGCGCAACGATCACGCCGGAGGAGATCACGCAGTACGCGAAATCGCGGCTCGCCTCGTTCAAGGCGCCGCAGTACGTGGCCGTGGTGGATGAGCTGCCGCGGAACGTGATGGGCAAGGTCCTGAAGACGGACCTGCGGAAGCTGTACGGCACGCCGACCAACGAGCTGCCGGCGAAGTCATAG
- a CDS encoding GAF domain-containing protein, whose product MPGSSRDVEAEAARLAELAARELGADCAYVALSRRGRRAFWWPLEGRLSPGNWPFDHRRSDRAFTRVLEQEGATVIADTLDLPAPSPGQRAAIAAGVRSTVRLPLTDEQGTVLGFVLVGSTTPGYFSREDLGKLGELAAAAMAGLRPLLLLERLEFERAIRTAEADLLGRIAAAEDEAALLERVAAGVQAALAADAVFVLVEGGPGGERTVRSAPPGLLTAGLWDAAMAAAADPANRRLTEERPGETWVRESLDEPDLMPAEAFARDALGMRSLAAAVRARRWGGLGLAVVALRREPGAWSSTERSFLARVGRVVELGVERLRRGELAVAHALALEQHAGMLNVAAELLETLWEARELGPACQAIAERLRDYFGADHVALGTVDLERRRRELLGLSSGVMGPGEFEPALTDADVAAYREALAHRDEPAGDIFATLPPNPGTAIGRERGLLSGMRVPFRLTDGTVGLVTVGSRQAHRYSRGDEERLMELARPLAVAIDRVRLLGRLAEQSELLEAKTRVLLALTPAASMQDAGDVFVREVRRIFGASHAVVLTTGPGRQPTLSASSDHFSAGELAELERAVREEPDAWEGLARGGPALTEDARTGQHDRATRVLAEHGLRSVMRAPIRDAAGVVRGIATVAAPAPRAWDAEDLAQFGELAGTLGTVLERAYLIASAHEQAQRARAVLDLLGALGAHDRFEELAAQVAGALRAMYGADQCAIGVVEGSSVRVAAADPEAAGWRAGDVLPAEQVFDAWPPAGPVVHVFDDLAAETRLTAASMAERDAGIRSSMRVAVRDGDSVCGVVTLGARQPGRFGRADAEQLGQAVQPLGLAVRYFRGREEQARRTARLEATARILARLNAGGTAERVAQRFLADCRALFGAEFGAVFVVEPGQATARRLAMDAGIALPAEASADELPVGRLRGAGTAGRVAPEFAADAREELPLHAGHRALLEAGLFSVIRAPLVVHDSVRGLVELRGEGTGRFGAEDAELLATLAGPLALALEKASALESLAESELKYRSLVAQAEEMILTVDAASRRILDANPFAARVLGYTQRELQTLRLDDISMADEAELGAFMARIHADGEVHLADVRYRKRDGSPLDVEVVASLVAYGGREAVLVLARDVSERKALMAQLMQSQKMESLGTMAGAVAHDFNNLLTTILGFAGLLKRSPNLDIDERENVALIEEAARKAADLTGRLLSFARGGLVRFGRVDLRTVIEDTLQLVAPAINSRVALDVELPETPLIVEGDSGQLEQALMNIVLNARDVMPEGGRIAIRAGATGPLAWVEIADTGPGMTDEVRMRIFEPFYTTKPPGSGTGLGMAITYGIVQGHHGDITVDSEPGRGTTFTLSFPLAPGERDGAADAFSAGEGNLILVVDDDPMVRRALAATLGDLGYNVVEAPGGATAIEIVRARPDRFAAVLLDLVMPGMTGSETFRALTAIRPDLPVVVCTGYAADAHIDRDVKRRIAGLIQKPFTAERLARALEAAGARPVRK is encoded by the coding sequence GTGCCGGGAAGCAGCCGCGACGTGGAGGCGGAAGCCGCCCGGCTTGCGGAGCTGGCTGCCCGGGAGCTGGGCGCCGACTGCGCCTATGTGGCGCTCAGCCGGCGGGGCAGGCGGGCGTTCTGGTGGCCGCTGGAGGGTCGGCTCTCGCCGGGGAACTGGCCGTTCGACCACCGGCGGAGCGACCGGGCGTTCACCCGGGTGCTGGAGCAGGAGGGTGCAACGGTCATCGCGGACACACTGGACCTGCCAGCACCGAGTCCGGGGCAGCGGGCCGCGATCGCTGCGGGGGTGCGGAGCACGGTGCGGCTCCCGCTTACCGACGAGCAGGGCACGGTGCTGGGGTTCGTGCTGGTTGGGAGCACAACGCCCGGGTACTTCAGCCGGGAGGATCTTGGGAAGCTGGGCGAGCTTGCCGCCGCGGCGATGGCCGGGCTGCGGCCGCTGCTGCTGCTCGAACGGCTGGAGTTCGAACGGGCGATCCGGACGGCCGAGGCGGACCTGCTGGGGAGGATTGCGGCGGCGGAAGACGAGGCGGCCCTGCTCGAACGCGTGGCCGCCGGGGTGCAGGCTGCGCTCGCCGCCGATGCAGTATTCGTGCTCGTCGAGGGAGGGCCCGGCGGGGAACGGACGGTGCGGTCGGCCCCGCCCGGGCTGCTGACGGCAGGCCTCTGGGATGCGGCGATGGCGGCGGCCGCCGACCCGGCGAACCGGCGGCTGACGGAAGAACGGCCGGGCGAGACGTGGGTCCGGGAGTCGCTCGACGAGCCGGACCTGATGCCGGCAGAGGCGTTTGCGCGTGACGCGCTGGGGATGCGGTCGCTGGCGGCCGCGGTGCGTGCGCGGCGCTGGGGCGGGCTGGGGCTCGCGGTGGTGGCGCTGCGGCGGGAGCCGGGTGCGTGGAGCTCGACGGAGCGCAGCTTCCTCGCCCGGGTGGGGAGGGTCGTCGAGCTGGGCGTCGAGCGGCTGCGGCGCGGCGAACTGGCCGTTGCGCATGCGCTGGCGCTCGAGCAGCATGCCGGGATGCTCAACGTTGCCGCGGAGCTCTTGGAGACGCTCTGGGAGGCGCGGGAACTCGGCCCCGCCTGCCAGGCGATCGCCGAGCGGCTGCGCGACTACTTCGGGGCGGACCATGTCGCGCTCGGGACGGTCGACCTGGAGCGGCGGCGCCGGGAGCTGCTCGGGCTGAGCTCGGGGGTGATGGGTCCGGGAGAGTTTGAGCCGGCGCTGACCGATGCTGACGTGGCAGCCTACCGGGAGGCGCTGGCGCACCGGGACGAACCCGCGGGCGACATCTTTGCGACCCTGCCGCCGAACCCGGGAACGGCGATCGGGCGGGAGCGCGGGCTGCTCTCGGGCATGCGCGTGCCCTTCCGGCTCACCGACGGGACGGTGGGGCTGGTGACGGTCGGCAGCCGGCAGGCGCACCGGTACTCCCGGGGCGACGAAGAGCGGCTGATGGAGCTTGCGCGGCCGCTGGCGGTGGCGATCGACCGGGTGCGGCTGCTCGGGAGGCTTGCGGAGCAATCGGAGCTGCTGGAGGCGAAGACCCGCGTGCTGCTCGCGCTCACGCCGGCCGCATCGATGCAGGACGCGGGAGACGTGTTCGTACGGGAGGTGCGGCGCATCTTCGGCGCGTCGCATGCGGTGGTCCTGACCACGGGCCCCGGTCGTCAGCCGACGCTCTCGGCCTCGAGCGACCATTTTTCGGCCGGGGAGCTGGCCGAACTCGAGCGGGCGGTGCGGGAGGAGCCGGACGCCTGGGAGGGCCTGGCCAGGGGCGGGCCGGCGCTGACCGAAGACGCCCGGACCGGGCAGCACGACCGCGCGACCCGGGTGCTGGCGGAGCACGGGCTGCGCAGCGTGATGCGGGCGCCCATCCGGGATGCTGCGGGCGTGGTCCGGGGCATCGCGACCGTGGCAGCCCCGGCGCCGCGCGCCTGGGACGCGGAGGACCTGGCCCAGTTCGGCGAGCTGGCCGGCACGCTGGGGACGGTGCTCGAACGGGCGTACCTCATCGCCTCGGCGCACGAGCAGGCGCAGCGGGCACGGGCCGTGCTCGACCTGCTGGGCGCGCTCGGTGCGCACGACCGTTTCGAGGAGCTGGCGGCGCAGGTGGCGGGAGCGCTCCGGGCGATGTACGGCGCGGACCAGTGCGCCATCGGGGTCGTCGAGGGGAGCAGCGTGCGGGTCGCGGCGGCCGACCCGGAGGCCGCCGGGTGGCGGGCAGGCGATGTGCTGCCGGCAGAGCAGGTGTTCGATGCGTGGCCGCCGGCAGGCCCCGTGGTGCACGTCTTCGACGACCTGGCCGCGGAGACGCGGCTGACGGCGGCTTCGATGGCAGAGCGGGACGCCGGCATCCGGTCGAGCATGCGGGTGGCGGTGCGCGACGGCGACAGCGTCTGCGGGGTGGTGACCCTCGGTGCCCGCCAGCCGGGCCGATTTGGCCGGGCCGATGCCGAGCAGCTCGGCCAGGCGGTCCAGCCCCTGGGGCTGGCGGTCCGGTACTTCCGCGGCCGGGAGGAGCAGGCGCGGCGGACGGCGCGCCTGGAGGCGACCGCGCGCATCCTCGCCCGGCTGAACGCCGGCGGCACGGCCGAGCGGGTGGCGCAGCGGTTCCTCGCGGATTGCCGGGCGCTGTTCGGGGCGGAGTTCGGCGCCGTGTTCGTGGTCGAACCCGGGCAGGCGACCGCCCGCCGCCTCGCCATGGACGCCGGGATCGCGCTGCCCGCGGAAGCCTCCGCGGATGAATTGCCGGTGGGCCGGCTGCGGGGCGCAGGAACGGCCGGCCGGGTCGCGCCGGAGTTCGCGGCCGACGCGCGCGAAGAGCTGCCGCTGCACGCGGGGCACCGGGCGCTGCTGGAGGCCGGCCTCTTCTCGGTCATCCGGGCGCCGCTGGTGGTGCACGATTCGGTGCGCGGGCTGGTCGAGCTCCGGGGCGAGGGCACCGGTCGGTTCGGCGCTGAGGATGCCGAGCTGCTGGCGACGCTGGCAGGGCCGCTCGCGCTGGCGCTGGAGAAGGCCTCGGCGCTGGAGTCGCTGGCGGAGAGCGAGCTGAAGTACCGCTCGCTGGTGGCGCAGGCGGAGGAGATGATCCTCACGGTCGACGCGGCCAGCCGGCGCATCCTCGACGCGAACCCCTTCGCGGCCCGGGTGCTCGGCTACACGCAGCGCGAGCTGCAGACGCTGCGCCTCGACGATATTTCGATGGCCGACGAAGCCGAGCTCGGCGCGTTCATGGCGCGCATCCACGCCGATGGGGAGGTGCACCTCGCCGATGTGCGCTACCGCAAACGCGACGGTTCGCCGCTGGACGTGGAGGTGGTCGCCTCGCTCGTCGCCTACGGCGGGCGCGAGGCGGTGCTCGTGCTCGCGCGCGATGTTTCGGAGCGGAAGGCGCTGATGGCCCAGCTGATGCAGAGCCAGAAGATGGAGTCGCTGGGGACGATGGCCGGCGCTGTGGCGCACGACTTCAACAACCTGCTGACGACGATCCTCGGGTTCGCCGGCCTGCTGAAGCGCTCGCCCAACCTCGACATCGACGAGCGGGAGAACGTGGCGCTTATCGAGGAGGCGGCGCGCAAGGCGGCCGACCTCACCGGGCGGCTGCTCTCGTTCGCGCGCGGCGGGCTCGTCCGCTTCGGGCGGGTCGACCTTCGGACGGTCATCGAGGACACGCTGCAGCTGGTGGCGCCGGCGATCAATTCGCGCGTTGCCCTCGATGTGGAGCTGCCGGAGACGCCCCTCATCGTGGAGGGCGATTCGGGGCAGCTGGAGCAGGCGCTGATGAACATCGTGCTGAACGCACGCGATGTGATGCCCGAAGGCGGCCGCATCGCCATCCGGGCGGGCGCGACCGGCCCGCTGGCCTGGGTGGAGATCGCCGACACCGGCCCGGGGATGACCGACGAGGTCCGGATGCGCATCTTCGAGCCGTTCTACACGACAAAGCCGCCCGGCTCGGGCACCGGCCTCGGCATGGCGATTACGTACGGCATCGTGCAGGGGCACCACGGCGATATCACCGTCGACAGCGAGCCCGGGCGCGGGACGACGTTCACCCTCAGCTTCCCGCTGGCGCCCGGCGAGCGGGACGGCGCCGCCGACGCCTTCAGCGCGGGCGAGGGGAACCTCATCCTTGTGGTAGACGACGACCCGATGGTGCGCCGGGCGCTGGCGGCTACGCTCGGCGACCTGGGCTACAACGTCGTAGAGGCGCCGGGCGGCGCGACGGCGATCGAGATCGTGCGGGCCCGGCCGGACCGGTTCGCAGCGGTGCTGCTCGACCTGGTGATGCCGGGCATGACCGGTTCCGAGACGTTCCGGGCGCTGACGGCCATCCGGCCCGACCTGCCGGTGGTGGTCTGCACCGGATACGCGGCGGACGCGCACATCGACCGGGATGTGAAGCGGCGGATTGCCGGGCTCATCCAGAAGCCGTTCACGGCGGAGCGGCTGGCGCGGGCGCTGGAGGCGGCGGGGGCGCGGCCGGTGCGCAAATAG
- the fabF gene encoding beta-ketoacyl-ACP synthase II, translated as MNETLRSRTRVVVTGLGAITPAGQTVDEFWQNLVDGRSGIGHLTMVDPTGYPCKFAGEVKDWDPTRYIERKAARRMARFSQFMVAAAAQAIADAALNLDAEDRDRIAVLIGNGGGGYPDIQEAARTLFERGGMRIDPLYLARSLGNMAAAQVSLQFGLRGYNGTIVTACAAGTQAIGEAAWLIRSGRAEIAVTGGCEAGISELGLAGFSVMRALTSFDGPPEEASRPFDATRDGFVPCEGAGALVLESEAHARARGARIYAEIAGFGCTNDAFHVAAPPDDGEGAARAMAEALRDAGLSPADIDYINAHATSTPLGDTAETRAIKRVFGEDAYRIAISATKSLIGHGLGASGGMETVATIKTIETGTIHPTINLHHPDPDCDLDYVPNVARKAEVRAALKNSFGFGGQNSSLAIVRYEP; from the coding sequence ATGAACGAAACGTTGCGCTCGCGAACCCGTGTCGTCGTCACCGGCCTCGGCGCCATCACGCCCGCCGGTCAGACCGTCGACGAGTTCTGGCAGAACCTCGTCGACGGCCGCTCGGGCATCGGCCACCTCACCATGGTCGACCCGACCGGCTACCCGTGTAAGTTCGCCGGCGAAGTCAAAGACTGGGACCCGACCCGCTACATCGAGCGCAAGGCCGCCCGCCGCATGGCCCGCTTCTCCCAGTTCATGGTCGCTGCGGCTGCCCAGGCCATCGCCGATGCCGCCCTCAACCTCGACGCCGAAGACCGCGACCGCATCGCCGTCCTCATCGGCAACGGCGGCGGCGGCTACCCCGACATCCAGGAGGCCGCCCGCACCCTCTTCGAGCGGGGCGGCATGCGCATCGACCCCCTCTACCTCGCCCGCTCCCTCGGCAACATGGCCGCCGCCCAGGTCTCCCTCCAGTTCGGCCTCCGCGGCTACAACGGCACCATCGTTACCGCCTGTGCTGCCGGCACCCAGGCGATCGGCGAAGCTGCCTGGCTCATCCGCTCCGGCCGAGCTGAGATCGCCGTCACCGGCGGCTGCGAAGCCGGCATCTCCGAGCTCGGCCTCGCCGGCTTCTCCGTCATGCGCGCCCTCACCAGCTTCGACGGCCCGCCCGAGGAAGCCTCGCGGCCCTTCGACGCCACCCGCGACGGCTTCGTCCCCTGCGAAGGCGCCGGCGCCCTGGTCCTCGAGTCCGAAGCCCACGCCCGTGCCCGCGGGGCCCGCATCTACGCCGAGATCGCCGGCTTCGGCTGCACCAACGACGCCTTCCACGTCGCCGCGCCGCCCGACGACGGCGAAGGCGCCGCCCGCGCCATGGCCGAGGCCCTCCGCGACGCCGGCCTCTCCCCTGCCGACATCGACTACATCAACGCCCACGCCACCAGTACCCCGCTCGGCGATACCGCCGAGACCCGCGCCATCAAGCGCGTCTTCGGCGAAGACGCCTACCGCATCGCCATCAGCGCCACCAAGTCGCTCATCGGCCACGGCCTCGGCGCCAGCGGCGGCATGGAGACCGTCGCCACCATCAAGACCATCGAAACCGGCACCATCCACCCCACCATCAACCTCCACCACCCCGACCCCGACTGCGACCTCGACTACGTCCCCAACGTCGCCCGCAAGGCCGAGGTCCGCGCCGCCCTCAAGAACAGCTTCGGCTTCGGCGGCCAGAACAGCTCGCTCGCCATCGTCCGCTACGAACCGTAG
- a CDS encoding YciI family protein, with protein sequence MFHVLFYEYVPDILERREPHRPAHLALAREYHEAGRLRLAGAVGEPVHGAMLVFTDPESAADFVLRDPYVLNGLVTAHRIEPWHVVIGL encoded by the coding sequence ATGTTCCACGTCCTCTTCTACGAGTACGTCCCCGACATCCTGGAGCGGCGGGAGCCCCACCGCCCGGCCCACCTCGCGCTCGCCCGCGAGTACCACGAAGCCGGCCGCCTCCGCCTCGCCGGCGCCGTCGGCGAGCCCGTCCACGGCGCCATGCTCGTCTTCACCGACCCCGAATCCGCCGCCGACTTCGTCCTCCGCGACCCGTACGTGCTGAACGGGCTCGTCACCGCCCACCGGATCGAGCCCTGGCACGTCGTCATCGGCCTCTGA